The sequence below is a genomic window from Bacillota bacterium.
TAATTCACCACTTTCCATTTACTGTATACGAAAAATGAGGTATAATATATAATAATATATAATAAATCTTAACATGATTAGAGAAAAGGGAATTGGCAGTTGGCTTGAATACCAGGAACAAAGATGGAAGTGCCCAAATTGCGGAGAGATATACACCTGGTATGACAGGGAATGTTTTAACTGTGGTAATTCTTTAGTCAGTTGCGAAGATGAAAAAATAAGGGACAGCTTTTTCCCGAGAAAGAGGAAAAAGATATAGAAAGACATGGTAATCAGTAAAAGCAGTAATAGTGCCTTTTCCTTCTCTTAAAGGGGGAATTAATGCAATGTATTCAATACGCGAGTTATTGGACAAACTATATTTTGAAAATAATTTAAACAGGGATGAGCTTGCCTGGCTTATTGATAATATTGATAAGGAGCATAAGGAAATATTATTTGATTATGCCGTCAAAACACGAATACGTTATTATGGCAACAAGGTTTATATGCGGGGTTTGATTGAATTTTCCAATATCTGCAGGCAAAACTGCCTTTACTGCGGATTGCGGGCTTCCAACAAAAAGGTGGAACGGTACAGGCTGACAAAGGAAGAAATTCTCAATTGCTGTATTGAGGGTTACAGGTTAGGCTACAGGACCTTTGTATTGCAGAGCGGAGAAGATCCGTGGTATACAAAAGAACGGCTTGTTGACATAATTCAATCCATTAAAACGTTATTTCCTGATGTTGCCGTTACTCTTTCCATTGGGGAGAGGAGTTATGATGAATATAAATGTATGTTTGAAGCCGGTGCCGACCGCTTCCTGTTAAGGCATGAAACTGCGTCGAGGCATTTATATGATAAGCTGCATCCGGGAATGGATTTTGATAACCGAAGAAACTGTCTTAAAGCATTAAAAGAAATAGGCTACCAGGTTGGGGCCGGGTTTATGGTTGGGCTTCCTGGTCAAACTGCCCGGGACCTGGTAGAAGATTTGTGTTATCTTAAGGAGCTCAATCCGGATATGATAGGCATAGGCCCGTTTATTCCTCATAGCGAAACCCCTCTGAAAAATGAGAAAGGCGGAACGGTGGAGGAGACTCTGGTGATGCTGGCAATTACCCGGCTGCTTGTACCCGAGTGCCTGATGCCCGCTACAACAGCGATGGGGACTTTGCACAAGAGGGGAAGGGAACTGGCTCTGAGTGCAGGAGCCAATGTGGTTATGCCCAATTTGTCTCCTGTGGCTGTAAGAGCTAAATATGAGATATATGAAGGCAAGATATGCACCGGAGATGACGCGGTCCACTGCAGGCAGTGCATTGAACAAAGAATACGTTCCGTCGGGTATGAAGTTGATATGGGGAGGGGGGACAGCTACAGGACTGCCGGGTTGGCTGCTAATCAGGAAAAGAATAGGGTCAGTGCATGTCAATCATCATGTTAATCATCATGTTAATCATATAGTTTTTTTGGAAATGTGATATATAATTTTCCGGGAAAGTGGTATATAATACTCCAATGGTTTTAAAACAAAAGGGAAAATATGATATGTTGTGCATCTAAAGGCTCCTGTAGAGATGAATCCTGTGATTACGGCGATAAGGCGATAAAATAAATAATATTCAGACATAAATTGGGTGATTACAAATGACAAAAATTAGACCGTAAAGCTATAAATTATAAGTTATGAGTGAGCGCATTTTCTTCATAAAAAGAAAATGCGGCCGTTATGAGGTTATGAGTTATGAGTTATTTATGGATATTTACTAATTAAAAAAATTTTTAAAAAATGCTACTTGACAAGAGGGTATAAATTAATGTAACATATATCATGCGGTTGTTGATAAACAGTCAGGCAAGGGTTAGCTTTATGATTTAAGTTAATGTAATTTACGGCCCGGTAGTTCAGTTGGTTAGAATGCCAGCCTGTCACGCTGGAGGTCGAGGGTTCGAGCCCCTTCCGGGTCGCCATAATGAAGCTACTAATATGAAATGAAGCCACTAATATGAGTGGGTGAATGGACAACAATAGATGAAAGACGGTTTTAGTTAGTGGCAGAAATGCCCAGATAGCTCAGTTGGTAGAGCAGTGGACTGAAAATCCTCGTGTGGCTGGTTCGATTCCGGCTCTGGGCACCAGGATATGCGGGTTTAACTCAGCGGTAGAGTGTCACCTTGCCAAGGTGAAAGTCGCGAGTTCAAATCTCGTAACCCGCTCCAATTAAATAATTAATAAAGTAAGAAACATAAAAAACCTTCATTTTGAGAAGGTTTTTTATGTTTCTTACTTTTTGAATTTAGTTGTTTTTTGTGGCAAACTTATGGTAAACTATTATCAGAATATAAAATAATATAAAATAAAGTATTATAGAATAATAATTATGGTGAAAATAGTTATTGAAAAGTATATTACAGAATGAGGAAATTAAATTTACTATAAATTAAATAATTAAACGGGAATTGCGAGGTTGATTTATGAAAGAAAAAGCTCCAAAACTTGAAGAATGGCGTCAGCTTTACCAGGCTGCCATAGAATTTAAAAATATGAAACCCTGGGAATGGATGTATGATGACGATATATTTGCTATTAAAGACCCTGAGACAGGCGAAATTAGTTATTGTTGTATAATGGGGAATTTAGGAGAACATTTTGGTATAGCCGGATATCTTGGCCCTGAAGGGCTTGATGGGATACTCAGTATGCTTTCAGGAGAATTGGATCCTGAAGATCTAGATGCTATGTATATGCAAAAATGTCTTATGGCATCTTTTGAAAACAGGGATATGCTTTCGGAAGAGGATAGAAAAATTATTAAAGAATTAGGCTTCAAATTTAGGGGCAAGAATGAATGGCCTTTGTTTAGAAATTATACACCCGGACTTTTTCCATGGTTTATTAATGATAAAGAATGTAGGTTTCTTACCCATATTCTTTTACAAGCAATGCATGTCGCGCTTATGTGCAGAGATGAAGGTAAAGAGATATTATACCATGAAGACTCTTTGACTTTTTTAACAAGGATTCCCGAAGAGAGGGATGGAAGGCTTGAGTGGCATGATGAATATATTCCAGCAACTCCTTATACTCCCCAATATGCTTCTTTCTATTTAGAGGATGAGATAAGGCTTAGAAGGTTGCAACTATTAGGACGGAGGAGAGGTTCTGCATGGGAAATCGATACTTTTTATAGCCCCGGACCGGTTAGAGATAATGATCGGCCTTATTACCCCAAAATTTGCCTTATAATAGAACAATCAAGGGGATTGGTCCTTAGTTTTAATATGGTCAAAGATATTAAAAAAGAAGGATTTAAATTTATTAATATGTTTATAGAATTAATTGAGCGTTTGGGACAATTTCCTTCAAGGGTATTTGTCCAACGTGAAGAGACATATTATTTACTGAAGGATATATGCAGCCAATTAGGCATAAATATAGAAATAGTGGATAAATTACATATTTTACAGAATGCAAGATATGAGATGTATAATTATTTTAATGGGTTATTTTGAATGGATCTTTGGAAAACCGAAAATCAAATACCAAAAAACTGAAAAAATACCTACACATGAAATATTAATTTCTATTGATTTAGAAGATCATAAGCAGTATAATTAGTGGTAGAAGACCCTAAAGGGGTCTTCTACTGCATCTCTGTATTAGGAGGGATGCTTTTTTCAAATGTTTATAAAACGGTTGGGATATAAATATTGGCCTATTAATTTCAAGTTTAGTTTTGTATTCACTTCTTATATGACTGTAATGATTATTATTATTACAGTCATATCTTCTACGCTTTGTAAGTATTCAATCAGAAATGAGGTTGAGAAATATGTATCCCAGACTCTAGTACAAGTAAATCGTCATATAGATACTTATATAAATGAAATGATAGATATATCTCAAAAAATCTTAAAACCTCCTTACAGTGAATTCTTTAACGAATTTAGAAAAAATTGGATTTTAAGGAAACAAATACCAACTTTAGAAAGTTCTATACTTTTGAATAAAGCTTTGAAATTTATGGATGGAGACTATGAAGATAACCTATTGGGAGGTATTCTTTATATAGACAGCAATTATGCTTACGTTTGTTCGAATACCGGAGAAGGCAACTTTTGGGTTAATATAGATTATAAAAATGAAGAATGGTATGAAAATGTCCAAAAAATAGTGTATCGTTATTTATCCTAGGTACACGAAAGGAAAAGTTTTTTGAAGTTCAATTTGATGAGGAAAAAGCCCCATACGCATTTACAATGATGCAACCTATAGTAAATGAAGGAAGTTTAAAACTTGATTGTGTATTACAAGTTTCAGGTATACTAAATTCGGTGAGTAAAATATTAAGTGACCTTGATTTCGGACCTCAATCAATGCTTTTTATACTGGGTCAGCAAGGAAAAATAGTTTATACAAAAGACAAGGAACTTTTAGGCAAGCCATGGAATAAAGTGTACGGTATAAATATTGATAAACTTAATACTTCCTCCAATTCATATGTTGTACAAGCCGAAGGAAGACAAATGCTTGTTTGTTATTGTAGTTCGCAGAATAGCGGTTGGACAATTATAAGTATTGTTCCTATGAGTAACCTTACAAAAGGAATACGCGTTTTTGGTGCAATGAAGGAAGGAGATAGTACTACCCAAAAGCAAATAGGTTTATCCAATATATATAAAAGGATAAAGTTATTATATAATGATGGCGATGTATGCGTTGAAAGTACAGAAGGAGTAGGAACAGAAAAAAGAGAGGGACAAATAATAGCCAGAGCGAAACAGTTCATAAATAATCATTTATCGGAGCAAATAGCACTTGCTGATATAAGCCGTGAGGTATTTATTAGCACTTTTTACTTAAGCCATTTATTCAAAGAGAAAACAGGCATGACATTTCTCGAATATCTAACACAGAAAAGAATGGAAATGGCGCAAACTTTACTTTCAAATCCTAGGATTAAAGTATATGAGGTTGCTAATAAAGTTGGCTACTCAAATTGGAAACATTTTAGCCGTACATTTAAAGAATTTACCGGTTATGGTCCTGCGGAATATAAACAAAAAAGGAGAATAACCTAAAATGAAAATAATGAAGTTTAAGGACGAAATTGCAGATATTAAATTTTTTGGTTGCGAAGCTGCAGAACTTTTTACTATGGAAATTAGAAATTCATTAGAAGGAGTACTTAACAGAAATTTTGTGTCTGATCTTGATAATGAAATGGCAGGATTTGTTTCTTCTTCTATTGAAGGTAGACCATGGTGGGGTACAATGTGGAGCAGGGATGCTGGTGTCTTTTTGCGGGAATTAGTTAAT
It includes:
- the hydE gene encoding [FeFe] hydrogenase H-cluster radical SAM maturase HydE; the encoded protein is MRELLDKLYFENNLNRDELAWLIDNIDKEHKEILFDYAVKTRIRYYGNKVYMRGLIEFSNICRQNCLYCGLRASNKKVERYRLTKEEILNCCIEGYRLGYRTFVLQSGEDPWYTKERLVDIIQSIKTLFPDVAVTLSIGERSYDEYKCMFEAGADRFLLRHETASRHLYDKLHPGMDFDNRRNCLKALKEIGYQVGAGFMVGLPGQTARDLVEDLCYLKELNPDMIGIGPFIPHSETPLKNEKGGTVEETLVMLAITRLLVPECLMPATTAMGTLHKRGRELALSAGANVVMPNLSPVAVRAKYEIYEGKICTGDDAVHCRQCIEQRIRSVGYEVDMGRGDSYRTAGLAANQEKNRVSACQSSC
- a CDS encoding helix-turn-helix domain-containing protein, whose amino-acid sequence is MSKILSDLDFGPQSMLFILGQQGKIVYTKDKELLGKPWNKVYGINIDKLNTSSNSYVVQAEGRQMLVCYCSSQNSGWTIISIVPMSNLTKGIRVFGAMKEGDSTTQKQIGLSNIYKRIKLLYNDGDVCVESTEGVGTEKREGQIIARAKQFINNHLSEQIALADISREVFISTFYLSHLFKEKTGMTFLEYLTQKRMEMAQTLLSNPRIKVYEVANKVGYSNWKHFSRTFKEFTGYGPAEYKQKRRIT